Proteins co-encoded in one Veillonellales bacterium genomic window:
- a CDS encoding aliphatic sulfonate ABC transporter substrate-binding protein: MLKKRMLRRLTGWIVLMLFLMTVLLVAGCGRQPDKSDTSGGKEIRLGIVPLPHYAHMWIAYKKGFIDEELKKIGFTLKWQPFGLGPMVSEAFAAGHLDMGVMGDFPAFIGRSAGTNYRIASIASAAPKALALVVKKDSSITTAADLKGKKVATTKAAYGQKLLTLLVEKEGMTMQDIQFVNMTMSDLSTALVRGDVDAGVMWDPLLTRMEETGEIRVIADGTGIYEGYAVVMADEAMLSHHPEAVDAVLTAFQRGKEYLQQHPDESIQLLLEDMKIPQTQLAAIVNKFNYDDTITGQFVADMKDTEKFMESNGLLKTGVDVDSFIFKK; the protein is encoded by the coding sequence GTGCTGAAGAAACGGATGCTGCGCAGACTGACAGGCTGGATTGTGCTGATGCTTTTTCTGATGACTGTTTTGTTGGTGGCAGGCTGCGGCAGGCAGCCGGACAAAAGCGATACATCCGGGGGAAAAGAAATACGGCTTGGCATTGTGCCGCTGCCGCATTATGCCCATATGTGGATCGCCTATAAAAAAGGATTTATTGACGAAGAATTGAAAAAAATTGGGTTTACGTTGAAATGGCAGCCTTTTGGCTTAGGACCGATGGTGAGCGAGGCCTTTGCCGCCGGTCATTTGGATATGGGAGTTATGGGCGATTTTCCGGCTTTCATCGGTCGTTCCGCCGGAACGAATTACCGGATTGCCTCCATCGCTTCGGCAGCGCCGAAAGCTTTGGCATTGGTTGTGAAAAAAGATTCTTCCATTACTACAGCAGCCGATCTGAAAGGGAAAAAAGTAGCGACAACGAAGGCTGCTTACGGTCAAAAATTGTTGACTTTGCTTGTGGAAAAGGAGGGTATGACCATGCAGGATATTCAGTTTGTGAATATGACAATGTCTGATTTATCTACTGCATTAGTCCGCGGCGACGTGGATGCAGGAGTCATGTGGGATCCTTTGCTTACCCGTATGGAAGAAACTGGTGAAATTCGTGTTATTGCCGATGGGACCGGTATTTATGAAGGTTATGCGGTTGTGATGGCGGACGAAGCGATGCTGAGTCATCATCCGGAAGCGGTGGATGCCGTGCTGACAGCATTTCAGCGGGGGAAAGAGTACCTTCAGCAGCATCCGGATGAAAGTATTCAATTATTGCTGGAAGACATGAAAATACCGCAAACCCAATTGGCTGCAATCGTCAATAAATTTAATTATGACGATACGATTACCGGCCAATTTGTCGCGGATATGAAAGACACCGAAAAATTTATGGAAAGCAACGGCCTGCTTAAAACCGGAGTGGATGTTGACAGCTTTATCTTTAAAAAGTAA
- a CDS encoding CobW family GTP-binding protein has product MMGNKGIKLYLLTGFLGAGKTTFLKRLIDHLAEHKIGILMNEFGQISVDGPLLQQNDVDVVEINNGSVFCSCLKGAFIDALIAYSELPIEYLFVESSGMADPSNIEQILHSVIGKVKGREYDYQGSICLVDSVHFLDQVDVLAAIERQIAASNLILINKVDLTAAAGLRAVKEKIAAINPAAEQVEASYCNISFDFLQRNLKKIAIKGSGECCNTPLNRPAAHVVRTDGIFPREKFEDFLLVLVPWAIRMKGFFHLEDGWKQIDVVGSQIDIKIAAIPRSVSELVIITDKGLPALTEIYSNWDKRFSVEMSVS; this is encoded by the coding sequence ATGATGGGCAATAAAGGGATAAAGCTTTATTTATTGACAGGGTTTTTGGGAGCCGGGAAGACTACTTTTTTGAAACGGCTCATTGATCATCTGGCGGAACATAAAATCGGCATTTTAATGAATGAGTTTGGTCAGATCAGTGTTGACGGGCCATTATTGCAACAAAATGACGTGGATGTCGTAGAGATTAACAATGGATCGGTTTTCTGCAGCTGTTTGAAAGGAGCGTTCATTGATGCTTTAATTGCATATTCCGAGTTGCCGATTGAATATTTGTTTGTGGAAAGTTCAGGCATGGCTGATCCTTCCAATATTGAACAAATCTTGCATAGCGTCATCGGCAAGGTGAAAGGCAGGGAATATGATTATCAGGGTTCGATTTGCCTGGTCGACAGCGTTCATTTTTTAGACCAGGTAGATGTTTTGGCGGCCATTGAACGGCAAATCGCTGCCAGTAATTTGATTTTAATTAACAAAGTTGATTTGACCGCTGCAGCCGGGCTGCGGGCAGTGAAAGAAAAAATAGCGGCTATCAATCCGGCTGCCGAACAGGTGGAAGCCAGCTACTGTAATATCTCTTTTGATTTTTTGCAGCGTAATTTGAAAAAAATTGCGATTAAAGGCAGTGGGGAATGCTGCAATACGCCGCTGAACCGGCCTGCGGCGCATGTTGTCAGGACAGACGGAATTTTCCCCCGGGAAAAATTCGAAGATTTTTTGCTGGTGCTGGTTCCCTGGGCCATTCGGATGAAAGGCTTTTTCCATTTGGAGGACGGCTGGAAGCAGATTGATGTGGTAGGCAGCCAAATCGATATTAAGATTGCCGCTATACCCCGGTCGGTATCCGAATTGGTTATTATTACGGATAAAGGACTGCCGGCGTTAACTGAAATTTATTCCAATTGGGATAAACGGTTTTCGGTGGAAATGTCGGTCAGCTGA
- a CDS encoding uroporphyrinogen decarboxylase family protein, protein MNGKERVLKTLSFEPVDRTPWVPYAGVQTANLIGIDAEEYLKSADNIVKGITKAYEMYKPDGLPVVFDVQMEAEAIGCELKWAKNNPPAVSKHVLETKELSELKLPTEKDGRYPIALEAARKLSAALGNKIALYALICGPFTLALHLRGIKIFSEMMRKPEKVDELLTFCTQVGKDLAEMYAKTGVDVIAVVDPMTSQISPKHFERFVKSYTADLNRYIKSLGLKATSFCCGDATKNIELMCQTETDGIAFDENVDLVYAKDIATKYKVSFGGNLPLTTVMLFGSPLENVDEARREVEIGKGAGFILSPGCDIPYNTPINNLVAISNYINGEFASLDMMESDQQLHEETGDEPEFEDVEVKPGEVFIEIVTLDSEGCPPCQYMCESVKNILPGYEGKITWRESLVKTRAGIKRMAKLGVKNLPAMLINNEVVFDNIIPSEKELIAEIEKRI, encoded by the coding sequence ATGAATGGCAAAGAGAGAGTTTTAAAAACATTGAGCTTTGAACCGGTTGACAGGACTCCCTGGGTTCCTTATGCCGGTGTCCAGACCGCTAATTTAATCGGGATTGATGCCGAAGAATATTTGAAGAGTGCCGACAATATTGTCAAAGGGATTACGAAAGCTTACGAAATGTACAAACCGGACGGTTTACCGGTTGTGTTTGATGTACAAATGGAAGCGGAAGCAATCGGCTGCGAATTAAAATGGGCGAAGAATAATCCGCCGGCAGTATCAAAACATGTTTTGGAAACAAAAGAGCTTTCTGAACTGAAGCTGCCGACGGAAAAAGACGGTAGATATCCCATCGCTCTGGAAGCAGCCAGGAAATTATCGGCTGCTCTTGGCAACAAGATTGCTCTGTATGCTCTCATTTGCGGCCCCTTTACCCTGGCACTCCATTTGCGGGGGATCAAAATTTTTTCCGAGATGATGCGGAAGCCGGAAAAAGTCGATGAACTGTTGACGTTTTGTACTCAGGTTGGTAAGGATTTAGCCGAAATGTATGCGAAAACCGGTGTGGATGTTATCGCCGTTGTCGATCCGATGACATCCCAAATTTCCCCGAAGCATTTCGAACGGTTTGTGAAATCGTATACTGCGGATTTGAACCGCTATATAAAATCATTGGGCTTAAAAGCAACCAGCTTTTGCTGCGGCGATGCGACAAAAAATATTGAATTGATGTGCCAGACGGAAACCGATGGAATTGCTTTTGATGAAAATGTAGATCTGGTTTATGCAAAAGATATTGCAACGAAATATAAAGTATCTTTTGGTGGCAATTTGCCGTTGACGACAGTCATGCTGTTCGGTTCACCTTTGGAAAATGTGGACGAAGCCCGCCGGGAAGTTGAGATCGGCAAGGGTGCCGGTTTTATTCTATCGCCTGGCTGCGATATTCCTTATAACACGCCAATTAATAATCTGGTTGCCATTTCCAACTATATTAATGGCGAGTTCGCGTCTCTGGATATGATGGAATCCGATCAGCAATTACACGAAGAAACCGGCGATGAACCGGAGTTTGAAGATGTGGAAGTTAAACCGGGCGAGGTTTTTATTGAAATTGTAACGCTGGATTCGGAAGGCTGTCCGCCTTGCCAATATATGTGTGAATCGGTAAAAAATATTCTTCCCGGCTACGAGGGTAAAATCACCTGGCGTGAATCTTTGGTGAAAACCCGGGCCGGAATCAAACGGATGGCGAAACTGGGTGTGAAAAACCTGCCGGCAATGCTGATTAATAATGAAGTGGTATTTGATAATATTATTCCCTCGGAAAAAGAACTGATTGCAGAAATTGAAAAACGAATTTAG
- the pylSn gene encoding pyrrolysine--tRNA(Pyl) ligase small subunit, translating into MAVKKGIGLAMESPDAVNKKKKYYRKNVGFFKLVEKIKLWPSRSGTLHGIKSIKITGNAAEITTHCGETFVAWNSRNSRAARWLRNKWCVSACKHCKIPAWKIEKYSTTMMTQKWGSSL; encoded by the coding sequence ATGGCTGTAAAAAAAGGAATCGGTTTGGCAATGGAAAGCCCGGATGCGGTCAATAAAAAAAAGAAATATTATCGTAAAAATGTTGGTTTTTTTAAACTGGTGGAAAAAATCAAACTGTGGCCTTCCCGTTCCGGAACGCTCCATGGCATAAAATCAATTAAAATTACCGGAAATGCTGCCGAGATTACGACTCATTGCGGCGAAACCTTTGTTGCCTGGAATTCACGCAACAGCCGAGCGGCTCGATGGCTGCGCAATAAATGGTGCGTAAGTGCCTGTAAGCATTGTAAAATACCGGCCTGGAAAATTGAAAAATACAGTACTACGATGATGACTCAAAAATGGGGATCCAGTTTGTAG
- the pylD gene encoding 3-methylornithyl-N6-L-lysine dehydrogenase PylD yields MTRLLEEDMHGVGEKLARYDQQLQRMTGSGLAGIAAYSVDRQPEDFLPLRDKLTIGVVPVSSGQGIITGFSQTVQQIIGFLGFSAFVTKQKDVGGLAEAVSNGAQVIFLADDDCFAAFHLAGGKVVDNGEATGRGYAAALALMAGGLEGKRTLVLGAGPVGAGAASFLLQQGANVSVYDIDSIKTERLRQLMPAVKAVNELDRALAACRLVIEATPAADTIKKKYLVPDMRIAAPGIPVGINEQCQQLISGRFIHDVLEIGVASMLYAVLSDEC; encoded by the coding sequence ATGACAAGACTGCTGGAAGAAGATATGCATGGTGTCGGCGAAAAATTAGCCCGGTATGATCAGCAGCTGCAGCGTATGACCGGCAGCGGACTGGCGGGTATCGCCGCTTATTCCGTCGACAGACAGCCGGAAGATTTTTTGCCGCTGCGTGATAAACTGACAATCGGAGTTGTTCCTGTTTCCAGCGGGCAAGGCATTATTACCGGCTTTTCGCAAACAGTACAACAGATTATTGGGTTCTTAGGATTTTCAGCTTTTGTTACAAAGCAAAAAGATGTTGGCGGACTGGCCGAGGCTGTTAGTAATGGGGCTCAGGTTATCTTTCTGGCTGATGACGATTGTTTTGCAGCGTTTCATCTTGCCGGGGGAAAAGTTGTTGACAATGGGGAAGCGACCGGCCGGGGATACGCAGCGGCACTGGCTTTAATGGCAGGTGGCTTAGAAGGAAAAAGAACACTGGTTCTGGGGGCCGGACCGGTGGGGGCAGGCGCGGCATCATTTCTGCTGCAGCAAGGAGCAAATGTTTCCGTTTATGATATTGATAGCATAAAAACGGAACGTTTGCGGCAATTGATGCCGGCGGTGAAAGCGGTGAACGAATTGGACAGAGCGTTAGCGGCTTGCCGGCTGGTGATTGAAGCAACTCCGGCGGCGGATACCATTAAGAAAAAATATCTTGTGCCGGATATGAGGATAGCTGCACCGGGAATACCTGTCGGTATTAATGAACAGTGCCAGCAGCTAATTTCCGGCAGGTTTATCCATGATGTTCTGGAAATTGGTGTGGCAAGTATGTTGTATGCTGTGTTATCGGATGAATGCTGA
- the pylC gene encoding 3-methylornithine--L-lysine ligase PylC, with translation MRVAVFGGKLQGVEAAYLAGKAGWHVVLVDKNPAAPAVGLCDEFYRFDLTEKNKLRELLGTVDFVVPALEKKDVLDTIYECACAAGVKVVYDPQAYLLSSSKLESDKLFAELEIPAPKPWPLCSFPVTVKPSGASGSENVCQVGSQRELDTLTAQLTDKDNWVIQEFLTGPSYSIEVAGCSGDYRTFQVTELAMDEGYDCKRVLSPSLLPEDKIKQFAECALTIARKLNLNGIMDVEVILHDDKLKVLEIDARLPSQTLTAVYKSTGVNVLGVLWSGFDRENEQTYFTAAPARGVIYEHIKVGGGRIKVCGEHIMGNVGPLHLFKDFFGADEAISNYSENTAEWVATLIITGETRREAWQYREKVIGAIMDHCGIQEY, from the coding sequence GTGCGAGTAGCGGTATTTGGCGGGAAACTGCAAGGTGTTGAAGCGGCTTATCTTGCCGGAAAGGCCGGCTGGCATGTCGTGCTTGTCGACAAAAATCCGGCTGCTCCGGCTGTCGGTTTGTGCGATGAGTTTTACCGGTTCGATCTTACGGAGAAAAATAAATTACGGGAATTGCTGGGAACCGTAGATTTTGTAGTCCCGGCGCTGGAAAAAAAGGACGTGCTGGATACGATTTATGAATGCGCCTGTGCAGCCGGCGTAAAAGTTGTTTATGATCCCCAAGCGTATTTGCTTTCCTCTTCCAAGCTGGAATCCGATAAGCTGTTTGCCGAACTGGAAATTCCCGCGCCCAAGCCGTGGCCGCTGTGCAGTTTTCCGGTTACCGTTAAACCGTCCGGCGCCAGCGGCAGCGAAAACGTCTGTCAGGTTGGCAGTCAAAGGGAACTGGATACGTTAACGGCTCAATTGACTGACAAGGATAACTGGGTGATACAGGAATTTTTAACCGGACCTTCCTATTCAATTGAGGTTGCTGGCTGCAGCGGGGACTATCGCACATTTCAGGTTACGGAACTGGCAATGGATGAAGGATATGATTGTAAACGTGTCTTGTCGCCATCCCTGCTGCCGGAAGATAAAATAAAACAATTTGCCGAATGTGCCTTGACGATAGCCCGTAAGCTGAATTTAAACGGGATCATGGATGTGGAAGTGATTTTGCATGATGACAAGCTTAAGGTATTGGAAATTGATGCCAGGCTGCCGAGCCAAACACTTACCGCAGTATACAAGTCTACGGGCGTGAATGTGCTGGGAGTGCTGTGGTCGGGTTTTGACAGGGAGAATGAGCAAACCTATTTTACTGCAGCACCGGCCAGAGGAGTTATCTATGAACATATCAAAGTCGGCGGCGGACGAATTAAAGTGTGCGGTGAGCATATTATGGGGAATGTCGGTCCGCTGCATTTATTTAAGGATTTTTTCGGGGCGGATGAAGCCATTTCCAATTACAGTGAAAACACAGCAGAGTGGGTGGCTACTCTCATCATAACCGGTGAAACCCGCCGGGAAGCCTGGCAGTACCGGGAAAAGGTGATTGGTGCCATTATGGATCATTGCGGCATTCAGGAATATTGA
- the pylB gene encoding methylornithine synthase PylB, producing MMNVNKIMDKALCRISLTDKEVLYLLQLTDPLQREKLFLTARMLRQSCFANQVFLYGFVYFSTYCRNDCTFCYYRRSNTGCARYRKTPREIIDIACALAESGVNLIDLTMGEDPHYLSQHQAGYDKLIEVVALVKQATKLPVMISPGVVPRNVLQELKNAGASWYACYQETHNRQLYETLRVQQSYDERWAIKVYAKTIGMLVEEGLLVGVGDCGEDAVHSLREMNKLGAEQIRTMSFVPQKGTPLYSRTATNNMDEINLIAVMRLLFPDKLIPASLDVEGVQGLKERLNAGANVVTSIIPPEAGLVGVSQSTLDISEGNRTVKGVLPILRDCGLTPAATAEYVSWLERKQGQAAKGEAVCE from the coding sequence ATGATGAATGTTAACAAGATAATGGATAAAGCGTTGTGTCGTATTTCATTAACAGACAAAGAAGTGCTGTATTTATTGCAGCTTACTGATCCGCTGCAGCGGGAAAAGCTGTTTTTAACTGCCAGAATGCTGCGCCAAAGCTGCTTTGCGAATCAGGTATTCCTTTATGGTTTTGTATATTTCTCAACTTATTGCCGGAATGACTGTACTTTTTGCTATTATCGCCGGTCGAACACCGGATGTGCGCGTTATCGGAAAACACCCCGGGAAATTATCGATATCGCCTGTGCGCTGGCCGAGTCCGGTGTGAATTTAATCGATTTAACGATGGGGGAAGATCCCCATTATCTTTCCCAGCATCAGGCAGGATATGACAAATTAATTGAAGTCGTTGCTTTAGTAAAGCAGGCGACAAAGTTGCCGGTTATGATATCGCCGGGAGTGGTTCCCAGAAACGTGCTGCAGGAATTAAAAAATGCGGGAGCCAGCTGGTACGCCTGCTATCAGGAAACCCACAATCGTCAGTTATATGAAACATTGCGTGTGCAGCAGAGTTATGACGAACGCTGGGCCATTAAAGTTTATGCCAAGACGATCGGGATGCTGGTTGAGGAAGGATTGCTGGTTGGCGTAGGCGATTGCGGCGAAGATGCCGTTCATTCCCTAAGGGAAATGAACAAGCTTGGAGCCGAGCAGATTCGAACCATGAGTTTTGTGCCGCAAAAAGGAACGCCTTTATACAGCAGGACAGCAACCAATAATATGGATGAAATAAATCTCATTGCCGTGATGCGGCTGCTGTTCCCGGATAAGCTGATACCGGCATCTCTGGATGTTGAAGGTGTTCAGGGACTGAAAGAACGGCTGAATGCCGGTGCCAACGTCGTTACGTCTATCATTCCGCCGGAAGCGGGGCTGGTTGGGGTTTCTCAAAGTACTTTGGATATTTCCGAAGGAAACCGGACAGTAAAAGGAGTTTTACCGATTTTGCGGGACTGCGGCCTGACGCCGGCTGCCACTGCCGAGTATGTGAGCTGGCTGGAAAGGAAGCAGGGACAGGCCGCGAAGGGGGAAGCTGTGTGCGAGTAG
- the pylSc gene encoding pyrrolysine--tRNA(Pyl) ligase large subunit has translation MSFSWTEVQKKRLSELNSTEIQKNNAFSTEKERDEAFKKEEIRMAMIGKKRLNHLCHEKKRPALCQMETRLVKALTDNGFVQVTTPIILAKSMLAKMTIDEEHALFSQVFWLDEKKCLRPMLAPNLYYILKDLLRIWEKPVSIFEIGSCFRKESQGNHHLNEFTMLNLVEWGLPEENRQARIEQLAAIVMQAAEIDGYSLEKTSSVVYGDTIDVVQGELELGSGAFGPHFLDGNWGMFGPWVGIGFGLERLAMVKEGGQNVRSMGKSLSYLDGVRLNI, from the coding sequence ATGTCGTTTTCTTGGACGGAAGTACAGAAAAAAAGATTGAGTGAATTGAATTCGACTGAAATACAAAAAAATAACGCTTTTTCTACGGAAAAAGAACGGGATGAGGCATTTAAAAAAGAAGAAATACGGATGGCAATGATTGGTAAGAAACGGTTGAATCATCTTTGTCATGAAAAAAAACGTCCGGCATTATGCCAAATGGAAACGAGACTGGTTAAAGCGTTAACCGATAACGGCTTTGTTCAGGTGACCACACCGATTATTCTTGCGAAAAGCATGCTGGCAAAGATGACGATTGATGAAGAGCATGCCCTTTTTTCTCAAGTGTTTTGGCTGGATGAAAAAAAATGTCTGCGGCCGATGCTGGCGCCTAATTTATATTATATCCTGAAAGATTTGCTGCGCATCTGGGAAAAACCAGTCAGTATTTTTGAAATTGGTTCCTGTTTTCGTAAGGAATCTCAGGGGAATCATCATTTAAATGAATTTACTATGCTGAATCTGGTTGAATGGGGATTGCCGGAAGAAAACCGGCAGGCAAGAATTGAGCAGCTGGCGGCAATTGTGATGCAGGCGGCGGAGATTGACGGCTATAGTTTGGAGAAAACCTCTTCCGTAGTTTATGGGGATACCATTGATGTCGTGCAGGGAGAGCTTGAACTGGGATCAGGGGCTTTTGGACCCCATTTTCTTGACGGAAACTGGGGCATGTTTGGTCCCTGGGTAGGAATCGGCTTTGGGTTGGAACGCCTTGCCATGGTTAAGGAAGGCGGACAAAATGTACGCAGCATGGGGAAAAGCCTTTCTTATTTAGACGGAGTGCGGCTAAATATCTAA
- a CDS encoding uroporphyrinogen decarboxylase family protein — MDNKAGFKCGGINSEEIPESIIHSTGISFYKAHTDRRAMAAVAVQKKELDKDSICRVPFCVTVEAEALGAKVVVGNDSTGPRFTGGYTFTSIEQLAEIPEMDLTKGRIHEVLQSIRLLRDEGHIVALNAEGPLTILGMLLDSMVLYRGISKQKQMVKQVLQLVEDRIVKYIEAGIEHGAQIISYADPSGVSEIVGPKLYRELSGKSTCNILKRLEEKLDGAIIHLCGKTSLSMKEAGLCTVKRLEFAESLTYGEAICRFLNNDNVKILGHNCMKITPLLMHTPVVWQIELL, encoded by the coding sequence ATGGATAACAAAGCCGGATTTAAATGTGGGGGGATCAACTCGGAAGAAATACCGGAATCCATTATACATTCGACCGGTATTAGTTTTTATAAAGCCCATACGGACAGACGGGCGATGGCGGCGGTTGCCGTCCAAAAGAAAGAACTGGATAAGGACAGCATCTGCAGGGTTCCGTTTTGTGTCACAGTAGAAGCGGAAGCGCTGGGGGCGAAGGTGGTTGTTGGCAACGACAGCACTGGGCCAAGGTTTACGGGAGGTTATACGTTTACCAGCATTGAACAATTGGCAGAGATACCAGAAATGGATTTGACGAAAGGCAGAATTCATGAAGTTCTGCAAAGTATCCGTCTGCTGCGGGACGAAGGCCATATTGTGGCGCTGAATGCGGAAGGACCGTTAACAATACTGGGAATGCTGCTGGACAGTATGGTGCTTTACAGAGGAATCAGTAAGCAGAAGCAGATGGTTAAGCAGGTACTGCAACTGGTGGAAGACCGTATTGTCAAGTATATAGAAGCCGGCATTGAACATGGTGCCCAGATCATATCTTATGCCGATCCCAGCGGAGTCAGTGAAATTGTCGGTCCGAAACTTTACCGGGAATTGAGCGGGAAAAGTACCTGCAATATTTTAAAACGCCTGGAAGAAAAACTGGACGGAGCCATTATTCATTTATGCGGCAAAACATCTCTTTCCATGAAAGAAGCCGGGCTTTGTACGGTGAAGCGGCTGGAATTTGCGGAAAGCCTGACATACGGCGAAGCGATCTGCCGGTTTTTGAATAATGATAACGTCAAAATACTGGGTCACAATTGTATGAAAATTACACCGCTGCTGATGCATACACCGGTGGTTTGGCAAATTGAGCTGCTATAG
- a CDS encoding corrinoid protein yields MGLSQQEILNKLKTSIEETDVDMAEEAAKEALSANMDPLFAISNGLSAGMQTLSDLFDEGEVFVPQLVLASEAFDAAVAILKQAISAEDMGKVSKGKILLMTVQGDIHDIGKNIVKTMLSASGFEVIDLGRDVDTEEVISKAKEHNVDIIAGAALMTTTMPAQRDIITLLKEEGIRDKFKCMFGGAPVSPEWIEKIGADAYAETASEAVEKANALIAELRG; encoded by the coding sequence GTGGGCTTAAGTCAGCAAGAGATATTGAATAAATTGAAAACTTCTATTGAAGAAACTGATGTCGACATGGCGGAAGAGGCGGCAAAAGAGGCTTTGTCCGCCAATATGGATCCTTTGTTTGCAATCAGCAATGGATTGTCGGCCGGGATGCAGACGCTGAGTGACCTTTTCGATGAAGGCGAGGTGTTTGTACCTCAGCTAGTACTCGCATCGGAAGCCTTTGATGCAGCCGTTGCGATATTGAAGCAGGCAATTTCTGCCGAGGATATGGGCAAGGTGTCCAAAGGCAAGATTCTGTTGATGACTGTACAGGGAGATATTCATGATATTGGCAAAAACATAGTCAAAACCATGTTGTCCGCCAGTGGTTTTGAAGTGATTGACCTGGGCAGGGATGTCGATACAGAGGAAGTAATCAGCAAGGCGAAAGAACATAACGTGGACATTATAGCCGGAGCGGCCTTGATGACGACAACGATGCCGGCGCAGCGGGATATCATTACTTTATTGAAGGAAGAAGGAATCCGCGATAAATTCAAATGCATGTTCGGCGGTGCGCCGGTATCGCCGGAATGGATAGAAAAAATCGGTGCCGATGCCTATGCCGAGACCGCATCGGAAGCAGTGGAAAAAGCAAACGCTTTAATAGCGGAATTACGGGGGTGA
- a CDS encoding corrinoid protein, translated as MSQQTVLKKLQKSVEKMETKLAKKAAQEAVEMQISPVVAIEKGLAKGMKTISDRFDEGEVFVPHLLVAADAFETAVNVLTESMSREDKERTVLGKILIHTVKGDIHDIGKNIALTMLSANGFKVFDLGRDVPAEEVVEKAKELKVDIIVGAALMTTTLPSQKDIINLLNEEGIREQFKVIFGGSPVSADWVKKIGADGYADSATEVVALAKTLIAAKNRNANLMQMSKGDIKRRR; from the coding sequence ATGAGCCAGCAAACAGTCTTGAAAAAACTGCAGAAATCAGTGGAAAAGATGGAAACCAAATTAGCTAAAAAGGCAGCTCAGGAGGCTGTCGAAATGCAGATTTCTCCGGTTGTTGCCATTGAAAAGGGATTGGCAAAAGGGATGAAGACGATCAGCGACCGCTTCGATGAAGGAGAAGTATTTGTTCCCCATTTGCTGGTGGCTGCCGATGCCTTTGAAACTGCTGTTAATGTTCTGACCGAATCAATGTCAAGAGAGGACAAAGAGAGAACGGTATTGGGAAAGATTCTTATCCATACGGTAAAAGGCGATATTCACGATATTGGCAAAAATATTGCGTTGACAATGCTGTCTGCCAATGGTTTTAAAGTATTTGATTTAGGACGCGATGTTCCGGCAGAAGAAGTGGTGGAAAAAGCAAAAGAACTGAAAGTAGATATTATTGTCGGTGCCGCTCTCATGACGACTACGCTGCCGTCGCAAAAGGATATTATTAACTTATTAAACGAAGAAGGAATTCGTGAACAGTTTAAAGTCATATTTGGCGGTTCACCGGTATCGGCTGATTGGGTTAAAAAAATTGGCGCCGATGGATATGCGGACAGCGCAACGGAGGTGGTTGCTTTGGCAAAAACACTGATAGCTGCTAAAAACAGGAATGCCAATCTAATGCAGATGTCAAAGGGCGATATCAAACGGAGGAGGTGA
- a CDS encoding helix-turn-helix domain-containing protein — MPRVAVKIELTAKEREELEKNVKGQKVEKRLYIRSQIILLAAENRECTEIAKILHVTEKTCRKWRNRFAEQRLAGIADLERSGAPDIFTEEERRKIIQLACKQPEEPKNWTLAYITELAKGKIGHSISIETVRQILRSADRKTVLGSSGSQKLYVKSSQSKNK; from the coding sequence ATGCCAAGAGTAGCTGTCAAAATTGAGTTAACAGCGAAGGAAAGAGAAGAATTAGAAAAGAATGTAAAGGGCCAAAAAGTTGAAAAAAGGCTTTATATCCGCTCGCAGATTATTCTGTTAGCGGCAGAGAACAGGGAATGTACGGAAATTGCTAAAATACTTCATGTAACGGAAAAAACTTGCCGCAAATGGAGGAACCGGTTTGCCGAACAGCGATTGGCCGGCATCGCGGATTTGGAACGAAGCGGCGCTCCGGATATTTTTACAGAGGAAGAGCGCCGGAAAATTATTCAGCTGGCCTGCAAACAGCCGGAAGAGCCAAAAAATTGGACGCTGGCCTATATAACGGAGCTTGCCAAGGGAAAAATAGGACATTCCATTTCCATTGAAACAGTACGACAAATATTAAGGTCGGCTGATAGAAAGACAGTCCTTGGTTCTTCCGGTAGTCAAAAGTTATATGTTAAGTCTTCCCAATCAAAAAATAAATAA